Proteins from a genomic interval of Sander vitreus isolate 19-12246 chromosome 6, sanVit1, whole genome shotgun sequence:
- the pbx2 gene encoding pre-B-cell leukemia transcription factor 2, giving the protein MLQQQPLTGNGPSNGRGLGMSGHPGMHALNSVHHPSQRRSDGGDSGLEGTENGHENRRDIGDILQQIMTITDQSLDEAQAKKHALNCHRMKPALFSVLCEIKEKTGLSMRNAQEDEPQDPQLVRLDNMLLAEGVAGPEKGGGAAAAVSAATSSGGMSPDSSLEHSDYKSKLSQIRSIYHTELEKYEQACTEFTTHVMNLLREQSRTRPVTPREIERMVGIIHRKFSTIQTQLKQSTCEAVMILRSRFLDARRKRRNFSKQATEGLNEYFYSHLSNPYPSEEAKEELAKQCGITVSQVSNWFGNKRIRYKKNIGKFQEEANLYAMKTALGGPQGNDSPHTPNSTGSGSFSLSGSADLFLGVPPVNGEQSAYQMGVQANGNWHGRNSPPSGASPHSDHSENSD; this is encoded by the exons atgttgcagcagcagcctctGACTGGCAACGGGCCCTCCAACGGCCGGGGACTCGGCATGAGTGGCCACCCCGGGATGCATGCACTTAACTCGGTTCACCATCCTTCCCAGCGTCGGTCTGACGGAGGGGACTCGGGCCTCGAGGGCACAGAAAACGGACATGAAAACCGCAGAGATATTGGTGACATACTGCAGCAAATAATGACCATCACCGACCAAAGTTTGGACGAGGCACAAGCAAA GAAACATGCACTCAACTGCCACCGAATGAAACCTGCATTATTCAGCGTCCTTTGCGAGATCAAGGAAAAAACCG GCCTGTCAATGAGAAACGCCCAGGAGGACGAGCCTCAGGACCCTCAGCTGGTGCGATTGGACAACATGCTGCTGGCAGAGGGTGTGGCGGGGCCGGAAAAGGGTGGCGGGGCTGCTGCCGCTGTGTCTGCTGCCACCAGCTCGGGAGGGATGTCACCTGACAGCTCGCTCGAGCACTCCGACTACAAAAGCAAGTTGAGCCAGATTCGCAGTATCTACCACACTGAGCTGGAGAAGTATGAGCAG GCATGCACCGAGTTCACCACCCATGTGATGAACCTGCTGAGGGAGCAGTCGCGTACACGGCCCGTGACTCCGCGGGAGATTGAGCGCATGGTCGGCATCATCCACCGCAAATTCAGCACGATCCAGACCCAGCTGAAGCAGAGCACATGCGAGGCAGTCATGATCCTGAGGTCCCGCTTTCTTGATGCCAG GCGTAAAAGGCGCAACTTCAGCAAACAGGCCACAGAGGGCCTGAATGAGTATTTCTACTCCCACCTGTCCAACCCTTACCCCAGTGAAGAAGCCAAAGAGGAACTTGCCAAACAGTGTGGAATCACCGTCTCTCAG GTCTCTAACTGGTTTGGCAACAAGAGAATCCGCTACAAGAAAAATATTGGCAAGTTCCAAGAAGAGGCCAACCTTTATGCCATGAAGACAGCCTTAGGGGGCCCACAGGGCAACGACTCCCCGCACACTCCCAACTCCACAG GATCTGGGTCCTTCTCTCTGTCCGGGTCAGCTGACCTGTTCCTCGGGGTTCCACCTGTGAACGGCGAGCAGTCTGCTTACCAAATGGGAGTGCAG